A window from Corynebacterium accolens encodes these proteins:
- a CDS encoding arginine repressor, which translates to MSTPSTRTARQAKILEILDRNRVTSQVQLSELLLAEGIDITQATLSRDLDELGAKKVKRDGGRSYYMVAGELEQFEDQVGGPREKLRRMLDELVVSHDSSMNIAMLRTPAGAAQYLASFIDRVGLHDVVGCIAGDDTIFVLAREGVTGAELAETLTSQRI; encoded by the coding sequence ATGAGCACTCCGAGCACTCGAACTGCCCGGCAGGCAAAGATTTTGGAAATCCTGGACCGCAATCGCGTCACGAGCCAGGTGCAATTATCGGAGCTTTTGTTGGCAGAAGGCATCGATATTACGCAGGCCACGCTGTCGCGGGATCTTGATGAGCTGGGAGCGAAGAAGGTCAAGCGAGACGGTGGGCGCTCGTACTATATGGTCGCCGGCGAGCTGGAGCAATTCGAAGACCAGGTTGGCGGACCGCGCGAGAAGCTGCGGCGCATGTTGGATGAATTGGTGGTCTCTCACGATTCCTCGATGAATATTGCAATGCTGCGCACGCCAGCGGGCGCGGCGCAATACCTCGCCAGCTTTATCGACCGCGTGGGTCTGCACGACGTGGTGGGGTGCATCGCTGGTGATGACACCATTTTTGTGCTGGCGCGCGAGGGAGTTACCGGCGCAGAATTGGCGGAGACGCTGACCTCGCAGAGGATTTAA
- a CDS encoding argininosuccinate synthase — protein sequence MSARVVLAYSGGLDTSVAIPYLAKMTGGDVVAVSLDLGQGGEDMESVRQRALDCGAVESIVIDAKDEFAEQYCVPTIKANGMYMKQYPLVSAISRPLITKHLVKAAQEHGGTHVSHGCTGKGNDQVRFEVSFRAQDPSLEIVAPARDYAWTRDKAIDFAEEINLPIEQSAASPFSIDQNLWGRAVETGFLEDLWNPPTKDLYAYTEDPGLGNAPDEIIISFEKGVPVAVDGKKLTPLQVIEEVNRRAGAQGIGRLDMVEDRLVGIKSREVYEAPGAMVLIQAHEALEDVTVERELARYKRLTDARWSEEVYDGLWHSPLKRSLDAFIEESQENVTGDIRLSLHAGTATVTGRRSGQSLYSFDLATYDTGDAFDQTAAKGFVQLHGLSTQISNQRDREGGFPTSAEK from the coding sequence ATGTCTGCACGCGTAGTCTTGGCCTATTCCGGTGGCCTCGATACCTCGGTAGCCATTCCATACCTGGCAAAAATGACCGGCGGCGATGTCGTTGCCGTCTCCCTTGACTTGGGCCAGGGCGGCGAGGACATGGAGTCCGTACGCCAGCGCGCACTCGATTGCGGCGCGGTGGAGTCCATCGTTATCGATGCCAAAGATGAGTTTGCGGAGCAATACTGCGTGCCCACCATCAAGGCGAATGGCATGTATATGAAGCAGTACCCGCTGGTATCTGCCATTTCCCGCCCGCTTATTACCAAGCACCTCGTGAAGGCCGCGCAGGAGCACGGCGGGACGCACGTCTCCCACGGTTGTACCGGTAAGGGCAATGACCAGGTGCGCTTTGAGGTTTCTTTCCGCGCCCAGGATCCATCGCTAGAGATTGTGGCCCCAGCACGCGATTATGCATGGACTCGCGATAAGGCCATCGATTTTGCAGAAGAGATTAACCTGCCCATTGAGCAGTCGGCGGCCTCGCCATTTTCCATCGACCAGAACCTGTGGGGCCGTGCGGTAGAAACCGGCTTCCTTGAGGATCTGTGGAACCCACCGACAAAGGATCTCTACGCATATACGGAAGATCCGGGCCTGGGCAATGCTCCGGATGAGATCATCATTTCCTTTGAGAAGGGTGTTCCGGTTGCTGTCGATGGCAAGAAGCTGACCCCGCTGCAGGTCATCGAAGAGGTCAACCGCCGCGCCGGCGCCCAGGGCATCGGCCGCCTAGACATGGTAGAGGACCGGTTGGTGGGCATTAAGTCCCGCGAGGTCTACGAGGCACCGGGTGCCATGGTGCTCATCCAGGCCCACGAGGCGCTGGAGGATGTCACCGTGGAGCGCGAGCTCGCGCGCTACAAGCGCCTGACGGATGCACGGTGGTCCGAAGAGGTCTACGACGGCCTGTGGCACTCGCCGCTCAAGCGCTCCCTGGACGCCTTCATCGAGGAGTCCCAGGAGAATGTCACTGGCGATATCCGCCTGAGCCTGCACGCAGGTACCGCGACCGTGACCGGCCGCCGCTCTGGCCAGTCGCTGTACTCCTTCGATTTGGCTACCTACGACACCGGCGATGCCTTCGACCAGACCGCTGCAAAGGGCTTTGTCCAGTTGCACGGCTTGTCCACCCAGATTTCCAACCAGCGTGACCGCGAGGGTGGTTTCCCCACCAGCGCAGAGAAATAG
- the argH gene encoding argininosuccinate lyase, translating to MEPHKTNEGALWGGRFSGGPSEAMFALSVSTHFDWVLAPYDVFASKAHAKVLHKAGLLSDANLDTMLSGLTELGERVASGEFVPAPTDEDVHGAMERGLIDIVGPEVGGRLRAGRSRNDQVATLFRMWVRDAIRDTAVQVSELVDALADQAAAHPEAIMPGKTHSQAAQPILLAHELLGHAQPLLRDIQRLQDLDKRLAVSPYGSGALAGSSLQLDPEAIAAELGFDSAAENSLDGTASRDFASETAFVLAQIAVDMSRLAEEIIYWCTPEYGYVTLDDAWSTGSSIMPQKKNPDIPELTRGKTGRLIGNLTGLLSTLKAQPLAYNRDLQEDKEPIVDSVAQLNLLLPSMTGLVSTLSFNEDRMRELAPRGFTLATDLAEWMVRQGVPFREAHEASGACVRIAEERGVDLVDLTDEELMGVDKRLTPEVREVLTIDGAVASRTTKGGTAGVRVAEQRETVREHAAAARKWATEPVRTQN from the coding sequence ATGGAACCACACAAGACTAACGAAGGCGCGCTCTGGGGCGGCCGATTCTCCGGCGGCCCTTCCGAGGCGATGTTCGCCCTCTCGGTTTCCACCCATTTTGACTGGGTGCTTGCCCCTTACGACGTGTTTGCCTCGAAGGCGCATGCCAAGGTGCTGCACAAGGCAGGGCTGCTTTCCGATGCCAACCTCGACACCATGCTTTCCGGGCTCACCGAGCTCGGGGAGAGGGTAGCTTCGGGCGAATTTGTCCCAGCACCCACCGATGAAGACGTGCACGGCGCCATGGAGCGCGGCCTTATCGACATCGTCGGTCCCGAGGTGGGCGGCCGCCTGCGCGCGGGACGTTCCCGCAATGACCAGGTCGCCACGCTCTTTCGCATGTGGGTGCGCGATGCCATCCGCGATACGGCAGTGCAGGTCTCCGAGCTTGTCGATGCCCTAGCGGATCAAGCCGCCGCGCACCCCGAGGCCATCATGCCGGGTAAAACGCACTCCCAAGCCGCGCAGCCCATCTTGCTTGCGCACGAGCTGCTGGGCCACGCTCAGCCGCTGTTGCGCGATATTCAGCGACTGCAGGACTTGGATAAGCGGCTAGCCGTATCTCCATATGGTTCGGGTGCACTCGCAGGTTCCTCCCTGCAGCTCGATCCAGAGGCCATCGCCGCGGAACTCGGCTTTGATTCAGCCGCGGAGAACTCCTTGGATGGCACCGCTTCTCGCGATTTCGCTTCGGAGACGGCCTTTGTCTTGGCACAGATCGCCGTTGACATGTCCCGGCTGGCAGAAGAGATCATTTACTGGTGCACCCCGGAATACGGCTACGTCACCTTGGACGATGCATGGTCCACGGGCTCATCCATCATGCCGCAGAAGAAGAACCCGGATATCCCGGAACTTACCCGCGGCAAGACTGGGCGCCTGATTGGCAATCTCACCGGGTTGTTGTCCACGCTCAAGGCACAGCCGCTGGCTTATAACCGCGACCTGCAAGAGGACAAAGAACCCATCGTGGACTCGGTGGCACAGCTCAACCTATTGTTGCCATCGATGACCGGGCTCGTGTCCACCTTGTCCTTTAATGAAGACAGGATGCGCGAGTTGGCGCCACGCGGATTCACCTTGGCCACCGACTTGGCCGAGTGGATGGTGCGCCAAGGCGTGCCCTTCCGCGAAGCACACGAAGCTTCCGGCGCGTGCGTACGCATCGCCGAAGAGCGGGGAGTGGACCTGGTGGATCTCACTGATGAGGAACTCATGGGCGTCGACAAGCGGCTGACCCCAGAGGTGCGTGAGGTCCTCACCATTGACGGTGCGGTCGCTTCCCGCACAACTAAGGGCGGAACCGCCGGGGTCCGCGTTGCTGAACAGCGCGAAACCGTCCGCGAACATGCCGCCGCAGCGCGCAAGTGGGCTACCGAACCGGTGCGCACGCAGAACTAG
- a CDS encoding ThiF family adenylyltransferase — MSQLPHDELHRVARQTLLPGFGIAQQEALHGTHVFVIGAGGLGCPLMQQLAAAGVGEISVIDGDTVDLTNIHRQILFGAEDVGRSKVEIAAEKLEQLQPGIVVHAIRDRLTADNALDYLRGVDILVDGSDTFATKFLAADAAEITGTPLVWGSVLRFRGDCAVWWSGPGAESGVGMRDLYPLQPDPDSVPDCATAGVLGVTTSVVAGLMSTELIQFATGMNRDRVGLLSIYDALSSSITHFRVPHDPARELTTQLQKDYGDAACTVLGAEVAAAMFDDLREGAAAIDVREAGEAAIDDFFFDATAKHYHLPTSEWQEDPGIVRSLLDSLQSEGLSDAWVYCASGKRSATFISAFAEEAEQRDIKLHNVAGGIKSQPATSHGIPSSH; from the coding sequence ATGAGCCAACTGCCCCACGATGAGCTGCATAGAGTGGCCCGTCAAACCCTGCTGCCCGGCTTTGGCATCGCCCAGCAGGAAGCGCTGCACGGCACCCACGTATTCGTCATCGGCGCTGGCGGATTGGGATGTCCCCTGATGCAGCAACTGGCTGCCGCCGGTGTGGGCGAGATTTCTGTTATCGACGGCGACACGGTGGATCTCACCAATATCCACCGCCAGATCCTGTTCGGCGCCGAGGATGTGGGTAGATCCAAGGTGGAGATCGCCGCCGAAAAGCTCGAACAGCTACAGCCAGGCATCGTCGTGCATGCGATTCGCGACCGGCTCACCGCGGACAATGCGTTGGACTACCTCCGTGGAGTGGACATCCTGGTGGATGGTTCCGATACGTTTGCCACCAAGTTCCTAGCCGCCGATGCTGCGGAGATCACCGGCACCCCGCTGGTATGGGGTTCGGTGCTGCGATTTCGCGGTGACTGCGCAGTGTGGTGGTCTGGACCCGGTGCCGAATCGGGCGTGGGCATGCGCGATCTCTATCCTCTGCAACCCGATCCCGATTCCGTGCCGGATTGCGCCACCGCCGGCGTGCTGGGCGTAACCACCAGCGTGGTCGCGGGCCTGATGTCCACCGAGCTGATTCAGTTCGCCACCGGCATGAACCGCGACCGGGTAGGTTTGTTGAGCATCTACGATGCCCTGAGTTCCTCCATCACTCACTTCCGCGTGCCCCACGACCCAGCACGTGAGCTAACCACACAGCTGCAAAAAGACTACGGTGACGCTGCCTGTACCGTGCTGGGGGCCGAAGTTGCCGCCGCGATGTTCGACGATCTGCGCGAAGGCGCCGCGGCTATCGACGTACGCGAAGCCGGGGAAGCTGCCATCGATGATTTCTTTTTTGACGCCACCGCGAAGCATTACCACTTACCAACGTCCGAGTGGCAGGAAGATCCAGGGATAGTGCGCTCCCTGCTCGATTCCCTGCAGTCCGAGGGGCTTAGCGACGCCTGGGTATACTGCGCCTCCGGCAAGCGATCTGCCACTTTCATCTCGGCCTTCGCCGAGGAAGCCGAACAGCGTGACATTAAGCTGCACAACGTTGCAGGCGGCATAAAGAGCCAGCCCGCAACGTCTCATGGAATCCCTTCCTCTCATTGA
- a CDS encoding thiazole synthase, with the protein MLTIADKQFDSHLVMGTGGASSQDMLEQSLVASGTQLTTVAMRRHSAKSPGGESIFELLQRLNIDVLPNTAGCRTARDAVTTAKLAREALGTNWVKVEVIADDRTLLPDVVELVDACEMLVAEGFVVLAYTSDDPVIAKRLEDVGVDAVMPLGSPIGTGLGILNPHNIELICSRAQVPVLLDAGVGTASDAALAMELGCDGVLLASAINRCQDPLAMASAMKYAVEGGRLARQAGRIPKRQHAVASSSFEGLASWEDKVL; encoded by the coding sequence ATGCTTACTATTGCAGACAAACAATTCGATTCGCACCTAGTAATGGGAACCGGCGGGGCCAGCAGCCAGGACATGCTGGAGCAATCCCTGGTTGCCAGCGGTACGCAGCTCACCACCGTCGCCATGCGTCGGCACAGCGCTAAGAGTCCCGGTGGCGAGTCCATCTTCGAGCTCTTACAGCGGTTAAACATTGACGTGCTGCCCAACACTGCGGGATGCCGCACCGCCCGCGATGCCGTAACCACCGCCAAGTTAGCCCGCGAGGCGCTGGGCACCAATTGGGTGAAGGTAGAGGTGATCGCTGATGACCGTACGCTTTTGCCCGACGTGGTGGAGCTCGTGGATGCTTGCGAGATGCTGGTTGCTGAAGGATTCGTGGTGCTGGCATACACGAGTGACGATCCGGTCATCGCCAAGCGGCTAGAAGACGTGGGCGTGGATGCGGTGATGCCTTTGGGCTCGCCGATTGGTACAGGTCTGGGCATCCTGAACCCGCACAATATTGAGCTGATTTGTTCGCGCGCCCAGGTTCCCGTGCTGCTGGATGCCGGTGTGGGCACGGCCTCCGATGCGGCGCTGGCCATGGAGCTGGGCTGCGATGGGGTACTTTTAGCCAGTGCCATTAACCGCTGCCAGGATCCCCTGGCGATGGCCTCTGCAATGAAATACGCCGTGGAAGGCGGCCGGTTGGCCCGCCAAGCTGGTCGCATTCCGAAAAGGCAGCACGCCGTGGCCTCGTCCTCGTTTGAAGGTTTGGCTAGCTGGGAAGATAAGGTCCTGTAA
- the thiS gene encoding sulfur carrier protein ThiS, which yields MDYTLNGEPRHSDGPITVSAIVEAETGDASPKGVAVAINGDVIPASNWSHEVTDGDQLDVLIAVQGG from the coding sequence ATGGACTACACACTTAATGGCGAGCCCCGCCACAGCGATGGGCCGATCACCGTGAGCGCCATCGTAGAAGCAGAGACTGGCGATGCCTCGCCAAAGGGCGTGGCCGTGGCCATTAATGGCGATGTGATCCCCGCCAGCAACTGGTCTCATGAGGTTACCGACGGCGACCAATTGGATGTCCTCATCGCGGTACAGGGCGGGTAG